The Ectothiorhodospiraceae bacterium 2226 region CGCGTTCGTCGCGCGCGGGCGATGGTGGCGCGGCCCCGCGCCGGAGTCGGCGCAGCCAGCGGCGCGTGCTGTCGAAGAGAGGCATAGGCTCGTCGATGTCCGTTCCGTTCCGGGCGGGTCCGGGCGGCGCCGCGCGGCGCCGTACGCCACCTGTCCCCCAGTCAGATCGTAGTCCTGTGTGCGGCGCGCGTCATCGACTACCTGGACCGCCGCCTTGACGGTGTCGAGCGTCGGGAGACCGGACTGTGCGGGGACTTTTCCCGCCTTGCCGATGCTACAATCTCACGTTTCCAGCGGCATTTGTTGATGAGGACCGTATCGTGACACCCAATAAAGGCCGGGCCTATTTCGCGCTTGTGGGGTATCACTTCGACCCCGCCGATATCACACGCCTGCTCGAGATAACGCCGACCACGTACAACGATGCCGGCGCGCGCAGCGGCCTGGATAAGCCCGTGATCAGTTCCTGGGAGCTATCCACGGAGACCGTCACCAGTGACGAGGGCGAGGTGGATGTCTATAAGCTGACGGAGAATATTCTGAAGCAGCTGGAGCCGGTCAAAGACAAGATCAACGCCGTGTGCAAGAGCCATAACCTGTCCCCCAGGCTGGGCGTCGTGCTGACCTTGTCCATCGATAAGGACGAGAAAGCCCCGGAGGTCGGCTTCGGCACGCGGGTGATCCGCTTCCTGGCGGAGACCGGCGCCTTCATCAATGTGGATTATGAGCTTGCCGAGAGAAAATAAGCGTCCACAGAAGAAAGCACGCCCGGAGGCGTGCTTTCCGAAGTCTGCTTGAGTAACCGCGCGAGTTTGGGTTCGCGCAGTGATAGCCTCAAGGCTTCTTGGGGGTCTGGTACGGCACCTCTTTCTGAAACGGTTCCCAGGTGGTCGTGTAACCGACAAAAAACGCCCCCGGGGTAATCTCTTTCTGCGTGGTGGTCACAAAACGCGTCTTACCCTCGGGTACTTTCGGTCGAGTCTTCTGACCTTCTCCACTCATGGTTAACCTCCTCTTGACTGGGATCGCTGCCAGCATCTATAGCTGAAATGTTATTCTTGCCAAGATTTTAACGCAATTGAAGCCGGCGCATAGCGGCCGATAGATTAATTGTTTTTAGCCGCGCATTCCTGTTGCTAATACGCAAGCAATGCCGTTATTCAGACCTACCTAGTGCTAAGCGCGCTTTACCTAACTCCGCCGAACAGTGCTGCGCGCACAACGGCTGCAAAGCGTGCGGGAAGCATTCGAGAATCAAATCGAACTCGTCGGCGACTTCCTCTGCCAGCGCAACATCCGCGGTGAGTGCCGCCAGGACATTCTGCGCGGTCGCCTTGTTCACCCGGCAGATGACCGCCAGATGGAAGGGCAGCTGCTGCTCCATGCTGACCGTGAGTGCCTTCTCATAGGCCTTGATGGCCTCTTTCACGCGCTCCGGATTCTCCTCCGACTCACCGAGGTGCAGTAGCGCAGAACCCCGGTTGTTGTGCGTCGCCGTCAGCTCCAGGGCGTAATTGTCAGCATCGAGGACGGCGAGGGCGTTCTTGAACGCAACGACAGACTTCTGGAACGTCCGGTTCCCCTTGAGGTACCTGCCGTGCTCATGGAGCGTCAGGCCGAGCTGCTGCATGGTGCGCATCCACTGTTCCGGCGAGGCGTCCCGCGTCCACACCATGAGCGCCTTGGTGTAAGCATCCACGGCGATCTTCAATGACTTTGCGTCCCGGGCCAGGCGACCCAGCGCTTGGCTAGCCGTGCCGAGGTTATAGAGGGTCGTTGCCCATTCTGTCGGCAAGGCGCCCTGGCTTAACTCGCCGAGGGCACTGTTGAACGCCGCGATGGCCCTCTTATAGAGATCCTCATCGCGCTGTTGCTGTCCGATCGCCGCCAGCACGTTGCCCAGATCGTTCTGGAGCGCGACCCAAGCCACTACGTCCTGCTCCTTGAGTTGGTCGGTCAGGGCGGCTTCAAATGCTTCGGTCGCCTCAGCGTAAACATTGGCATTGAAGCGATGCTGCTCGTAGTTCCCCCGCGTGTGGCGGAAGTTGTCCATCACCGTGAGGTCGCTATCCGCCAGCGACGTTTCCGCGACATCAGGAATGAGCGAGAGGTAACGTTCGACGGCTTGCTCCAAGCGCTCATTGCCTGGATAGATGGTATAGACGTTGGAGAGCTTCATCGCGCGCGGTCGAGAATGTCGTTCAAATCGGGGTCGCCGTCCACAGGCCCGCCGCGGGCGATTTCTTCCTCGCTGGCATCGCGTATGGATAGGACCTCCAGCATGAAGGTGACTTCTCGGCCGCAGAGGGGATTGTTCCCGTCGACAGTCAAGGTCTTGTCGTCGAACCGGGTGACGATGAAGTTGCGCGTCTCACCCTTCTCGTTCTCCATGGTGATGGTCATCCCGATTTCTCGATACTCCTCGGGAACGTTCTCGATGCGGTCGGTGAACACCAGCGACTCGTCTCTCTCGCCGTAGAGGATCTTCGTGTCCACCGGGACCTCGATGACATCGCCGACCTTCTTGCCGTCGAGCGCCTTAGTCACGTCTTCCGACAGGACGTCGTTCACCCCGTGCACATAACCCAGGGGATAATCCACGGTAACGAGCACGGCGCCGCTCTTGTTGTCGACGACCTTATACTTCAGCTCGACGAACTTCTCGTGTTGTATCGTATCTGACATCGCAAGCGCCCTGTGTTGGCAATAACCACGCTTTTCGCTGTGGGTAGTCTGAGCCATCCCGGATGGATGGATTCAGACCTTCCCAATCAAAACAGCGTACAGCCAAAGATTTTCACCTTGTCCTTCTCGTAGCCGAGCACCAGTCGGCCCAGCCACTCGCCGTTATCCTTGGTGTTCTTCACCTTATACAGCACGGTGACGTACTCGCCACGTCGGATCATGCCCAAGTACTGGTAATCGTCCGAGAGGTTCTTTGCTAGGTTGCTGCGCGCGAACTGCTTTCCCATCTCGATTTCGTTCGCGCCTCTGATCAAGGTGCTGGAGAAGTTGCGCGTGAAGGCGCCGTAATTCTGTTCGTTCGAGTACTTGATGAGGTCGGCCCACATCGGGTGCGCTAATGCCAAAATCTCTTCATCCGTCTTTTCAACAATGGTCATCGGGAACTCATTCACTCTCTAAGGCCATCGAGCAGCCGGGGAAGGAACATTTCCCCAGGGGGGAAAAAAAGGACCGACAC contains the following coding sequences:
- a CDS encoding DUF4279 domain-containing protein, with protein sequence MTPNKGRAYFALVGYHFDPADITRLLEITPTTYNDAGARSGLDKPVISSWELSTETVTSDEGEVDVYKLTENILKQLEPVKDKINAVCKSHNLSPRLGVVLTLSIDKDEKAPEVGFGTRVIRFLAETGAFINVDYELAERK
- a CDS encoding peptidylprolyl isomerase, whose protein sequence is MSDTIQHEKFVELKYKVVDNKSGAVLVTVDYPLGYVHGVNDVLSEDVTKALDGKKVGDVIEVPVDTKILYGERDESLVFTDRIENVPEEYREIGMTITMENEKGETRNFIVTRFDDKTLTVDGNNPLCGREVTFMLEVLSIRDASEEEIARGGPVDGDPDLNDILDRAR